The following proteins are co-located in the Phyllostomus discolor isolate MPI-MPIP mPhyDis1 chromosome 1, mPhyDis1.pri.v3, whole genome shotgun sequence genome:
- the LOC114493388 gene encoding cytochrome c oxidase subunit NDUFA4-like, with protein sequence MLCQILSQAKKYSSLIPLFVRIGAGDTGTVLYVTRLALSTHLVSMGTKRIIQKPQNKQSPNEQYKFHSVNADYSKLKKEGPDF encoded by the coding sequence ATGCTCTGTCAGATCCTCAGTCAAGCCAAGAAGTATTCAAGTTTGATCCCACTCTTTGTACGTATTGGAGCCGGAGATACTGGCACAGTGCTGTATGTCACACGCCTGGCACTGTCCACACACCTGGTATCTATGGGGACAAAAAGAATAATCCAAAAACCCCAGAACAAGCAGAGCCCCAATGAGCAATATAAGTTTCACTCAGTGAATGCAGATTACAGCAAACTGAAGAAAGAAGGTCCAGActtctaa